A single Desulfovibrio gilichinskyi DNA region contains:
- a CDS encoding FmdB family zinc ribbon protein, producing the protein MPIYEFKCDKCGKEFDELVMPGKDIKAVCPECGKNECEKLLSKGNVRPHGIPKGKGGYKLSPCHECKSQK; encoded by the coding sequence ATGCCCATTTATGAATTCAAATGTGATAAGTGCGGAAAAGAATTTGATGAACTGGTCATGCCTGGCAAAGATATAAAAGCTGTTTGCCCGGAATGCGGAAAAAATGAATGTGAAAAGCTGCTTTCCAAAGGAAATGTCAGACCTCACGGTATCCCTAAAGGTAAAGGTGGGTATAAATTGTCACCATGCCATGAGTGTAAATCTCAAAAATAA